The following proteins are co-located in the Peptostreptococcaceae bacterium genome:
- a CDS encoding LysE family transporter — protein MFQTGAFLSYVIVVSFTPGPNNILSMVNASRDGFKKTFGFLTGVFSGFLTLLLLSSYFNLILFNLMPKIKIFMSIVGAAYMTYLAIKIMKSKPKTDGDNPNSNKTKRKVNSFTTGLAMQFVNPKGVLYCITVVANFIIPYYKSSISLLLFSLFLALVGFSSVCCWALFGSLFNRFIVKHQKPFNIAMGLLLFYSAYSISGIAHLF, from the coding sequence ATGTTCCAAACAGGAGCTTTTCTTTCATATGTAATAGTAGTCTCCTTTACGCCTGGGCCAAATAATATACTCTCCATGGTAAACGCCAGCAGAGACGGATTCAAAAAAACTTTTGGGTTTTTAACCGGCGTATTCTCTGGATTTTTAACATTGCTACTTCTTAGCAGCTACTTCAACCTTATCCTTTTCAACCTAATGCCGAAAATCAAAATTTTCATGAGCATTGTAGGTGCTGCCTACATGACATATCTAGCCATAAAGATAATGAAAAGCAAACCGAAAACGGACGGCGACAACCCGAATTCAAACAAGACCAAAAGAAAAGTGAACTCGTTTACTACAGGTCTTGCAATGCAGTTTGTAAACCCGAAAGGGGTTCTTTACTGCATAACCGTCGTTGCCAATTTCATAATTCCATACTACAAGTCGAGCATCAGCTTGCTGCTTTTCTCTCTATTTCTCGCATTGGTCGGTTTTTCATCAGTTTGTTGTTGGGCACTATTTGGTTCTTTATTCAATCGGTTCATAGTGAAGCATCAAAAACCTTTCAATATTGCCATGGGTCTTTTGCTTTTTTACAGTGCATACTCAATTTCCGGAATCGCACACCTTTTTTAA
- a CDS encoding flavodoxin family protein, protein MMKNILVLTGSPRKGGNSDLIAEAFMNGARDSGHTVNKFETTFKQIQGCRACKACWSTETACIFKDGFTELEPMLEEADLIVFATPLYWFGMSSQLKAAVDRFYAYMRDNCRRPLKITESVLLTCGGDKESEIFDGIIGTYKRMVHYMKWTDKGIIAVPDVYDIGDIKKTDALERAEELGKTI, encoded by the coding sequence ATAATGAAAAACATTTTGGTACTGACTGGAAGCCCTAGAAAAGGCGGAAACAGCGATCTTATTGCTGAAGCTTTCATGAATGGAGCTAGGGATAGCGGCCACACTGTAAATAAATTCGAAACGACCTTTAAGCAGATCCAAGGTTGCCGGGCATGCAAAGCCTGTTGGAGCACCGAAACAGCTTGTATATTCAAGGACGGCTTCACCGAACTTGAACCCATGCTTGAAGAAGCGGATTTAATCGTCTTTGCGACACCACTATATTGGTTTGGAATGTCGTCACAGCTTAAAGCCGCTGTCGACCGCTTCTACGCGTACATGCGAGACAATTGCCGGCGTCCCCTCAAGATAACCGAAAGTGTTTTATTAACCTGCGGCGGAGATAAGGAATCCGAAATCTTTGATGGCATCATAGGAACCTACAAGAGAATGGTTCATTACATGAAATGGACAGACAAAGGCATAATAGCCGTTCCCGATGTATATGATATCGGAGATATCAAAAAAACCGATGCACTAGAGCGTGCAGAAGAATTGGGCAAAACAATATAG
- a CDS encoding alkylphosphonate utilization protein: MNDLPNCPKCDSEYTYEDGVIFVCPECAHEWSKELDGEKDEEEKVVRDVNGNVLKDGDSVTVIKDLKVKGSTSTLKMGTKVKSIRLVEDADGGHDIDCKIPGFGGMYLKSQYVKKL; encoded by the coding sequence ATGAATGATTTGCCAAATTGCCCGAAATGCGATTCTGAATATACGTATGAGGACGGGGTTATTTTTGTGTGCCCGGAATGCGCTCACGAATGGAGCAAGGAATTGGATGGCGAAAAGGATGAAGAAGAAAAGGTCGTACGCGATGTAAATGGAAATGTTTTGAAGGATGGAGATTCCGTGACTGTTATAAAAGACCTTAAGGTAAAGGGCAGCACTTCAACCCTTAAAATGGGAACGAAGGTAAAAAGCATCCGATTGGTAGAAGATGCTGACGGCGGCCACGATATAGACTGTAAAATTCCGGGCTTCGGAGGAATGTACCTGAAGTCTCAATACGTTAAGAAGCTATAA
- a CDS encoding HlyD family efflux transporter periplasmic adaptor subunit produces the protein MDEMLKKLDPKKRDRITNSALDEFGIASKGGDDDVLKQYDFQLKSLMTLLESLQNQIKDYRIKAPFDGTVSDIFVEEGETVAAMGSVIQICENRYYVESNLLEESLVLMEMGAPVEISFDTVVAEGYVRKIHPTIKTVVSDLGVF, from the coding sequence TTGGACGAAATGCTAAAAAAACTTGATCCCAAGAAACGGGACAGAATAACAAACAGCGCGCTGGATGAATTCGGTATTGCATCAAAGGGCGGCGACGATGACGTCCTTAAGCAGTATGACTTCCAGCTAAAGTCGTTGATGACTCTATTGGAATCTCTACAAAATCAGATAAAAGATTATCGAATCAAGGCTCCTTTTGACGGAACAGTAAGTGATATATTTGTTGAAGAAGGCGAGACCGTGGCAGCGATGGGTTCTGTGATTCAAATCTGTGAAAATAGATATTACGTCGAATCCAATCTACTGGAGGAAAGTCTGGTGTTGATGGAGATGGGCGCTCCGGTAGAAATCAGCTTTGACACCGTTGTTGCTGAAGGTTATGTCAGAAAGATACACCCCACAATTAAAACAGTCGTTTCAGACTTAGGCGTTTTCTAG